The DNA window TCTCGCGGCAGCAATTGTCGTTCACCGCCAGGATGCGGAACCGGCGCGAGGCCCCCAACGTGTCAGGCAGGAAGTTCAGCGACCATCGTTCACCCGGTCTCAGTGCTTCTGGCATCGGTGAGCGCGAGCCACGGGCCCGTTTGCGGCCCCGTCGTCGCCTGACGCCCAACTTCTCATCCGTGTACAGACGATACAGCTTCTTGTGGTTCATGATCATCCCTTTGCGCTCCGGCATCACGCCGATCCGCCGCCTCTCGGCGATTGCATGCAATCGCCTGTCGGCCAAGGGATAGCCGAACCGGCGCCGCCTGGCAGCGACGGCCTTCATCTCTTCTCTGATCTCCGGATTGTCCCCCTCTCATCGAAACTGCGTTTCGACTGCCGGGGCAGGCGGGACGGGCGTTCACGCCAGACCGTCTTCGAATCGACACCCCCTCTTATGGTTTGCAAGCAAACCACTGCCAGGCAGTGGACAAGTCGGCAGGCCCGGCGTTGCGAGATATCATGATCCCGCATCGCCCCGGGCGCTGCCTCTCGCCGCTCATTCGGCGTCGTCAGCTCTTTCCCAGCAGATCCTTCAGCACAATATTATCCGGCATCGTATCCGCCAGCAGGAGCTTGAGCCTGGCATTCTCGTCCTCAAGCCTTCTCAGCCTGGCGGCATCAGACACCTCCATGCCACCATATCTGGATTTGAACTTGTAGAACGCGCCCTCGCTGAGGCCATGCTTGCGACAAACCCCGAACGTCGGATTCCCGGCTTCCTGTTCCTTGATCATCCAGATGAGCTGCGCCTCGGTGAAACGGCTCTTTCGCATCTGTTTGCTCCTTCGAAAGGTTGAGCAAACTCTATATCGGAACGAGGGAAGTTTCGGGGGCAGGTCAGGGGTGTTTCCTTTTGAATTTGGGCCTCATTTTTTGGTGGACAATAGTTTCATCATGATCCGATTAGGTTTGGTTGACTGATAGGTTTAAGACAAAGCCCGTCGGCCTCCAGAAACTGAATAGGGATAGCGCATCATGCAGTGAGGCGATAATGGCAGGTTTTCCGGATTTAATAATGGAGTGGTTCGTATCGTGTAGTGCGCCCCCGGGTTATGACCGTATCATCAGCGCGACAAACTATCCCCCGAAATCGAGCTGTAATTGGAACTGAAGGTTCGCGTTAGTTTCCACCATACTCACACCAGTCTGCTACCTTTGAATTGGATTCAAACAGCTCTTCTTTATTGCCGCAATCGCGAAAGCCCCAAGTGCAGATGCTTCCGTTCGCTGGCTTGTTATCAGGTCTATTGACCAGGACGGGAGCGCTAACGGCGGCGGTAAGACCTGGCAGCCAGCGCGTTCTGCGACAGATCCAAGTGATGCTGGCACGGTCGCCAGCAGGTCTGTTCGTGAGATCAATTCCGGCATCAACAGAAAATTGGCGCTTGTCATTGCGATGTGTCGGGATTTGCCTAGTTTCTTAAGTGCGTCGTCAACAATACCGCGTCTATCAGCACTTAACGTCATCAATGCATGCGGTGTTTCAAGATATTTCTCAAGAGAAAGGCTCTGCCCTATCGTGGGGTGGTTTTTGCGTGCAATGCAGACGAAGCTGTCAGTGCCATACGTCGTCCGTCGGATGCGCGCCGGCAATCGACCGAATGTGCCGATCGCGAGCGTAATGTCACCGTTGTCCAACTGCGCGATAATTTTCCGCTTGTTCAGTTGGGCGAACCTGAGGGTGAGGTTTGGTGCGGTATGTGCAAGATGATTTGTAAGGCGCGGAGCGATCTGCAATACCGCCAGATCGGATGCTGCGATAACGATTTCCCCCTCAGCAGAGTACGCGTCAAACGCAGTCGCTTGCAGCGTTCCTGATAAGATTTCGAGAGCTCTTGCAACATCCGGCGCAAGTGCCTCAGCCCTTTCAGTTGGCGACATACCTCCCGGAACACGTTGGAAAAGAGCATCGTCAAAATGAAGTCTGAGCCGAGCCAGGGCGTTACTCATTGAAGGTTGTGCTAAACCAATACGTTCTGCTGCGCGCCCGACGTGCTGTTCCTGGTACAGCGCACTAAACGCCTTGAGAAGATTAAGATCGAAAGCGAGAATATTCACAGGATAAATTTATAACATACTAAATATCAATTTCAAGAATGATAGCCGCTTCGGTAATCAAGTGCTTGAAATGAGATTCATTAGAAAGCGATGACATGACAAAACCTGACGGCTCTCCGCTCCAGAAAAACGTCTACACAGCGGGTCTGATAGAACCAGACGGAATTCTGGTGACGATCCAGGTCCAGATTTTGCAACCCGAAAAGCTTCAGGCTTACGTCGAAGGACATGCGCCTTCACTTGCGCAATACGGTGGTCGCCTCATCTACATCGGCGGTGATCAGGAAACGGTGGAGGGTGATCTTCCGGTTGGCGACATTATCGCTATCCATGCCTGGTCGAGCCGCGAGCGTTTTCTGGAGTGGTACAACTCGGACGAATACCGCCCCTGGAAAGAGTATCGTCAGAACGGTGTGACGAAGGCGACAATTACCCTTTCAGCGGGTTTCCCGTTAGATCAGTCCTAGGAGACGCAGATGAACGCGATAGCATCCAACAACCTAAACGGGAAAGCCATTGTTGTCGTCGGCGGCGGGTCCGGCATGGGCCGGTCCATTGCTGCTCATGCCAGCGCGACAGGTGGAGACGTCACCATCGCAAGCCGCAACCGGGACAAACTTGAGGCGGCTGCACAGGAGATTGGCGGCAACATTCACGTGGCGCCAGTAGACATGACAGACGAACAAGCGATCAGGGCCTGGGCAACATCACTGGGTCCGGTCGATCATCTGGTGATAACCGCATCGGCGGCCGCACATGGCAGGTTTGAGGACCTTCCCACCGAAGACCTTAAGGCAATGATTGAATCAAAGTTCATCGGTCCTTACGTCATTGCCCGCGAAACACTGACCCGAATTAATCCCGCAGGGTCGATCACATTCTTCTCGGGCGCACTGTCCCGCCGACCGTCGGCTGGTGCCACCGGACTTGCTGCCGTAAACAGTACAGTCGAGACTTTGACGAAGGGCCTGGCACAAGAGCTTGCGGGCCGTGTGCGGGTGAATTGCATCAGCCCCGGCATGGTCGCCACCGAAGCCTACGATCACATGCCTGCCGAACAACGCGAGCAGATGTATGCGCAGGTCGGTGGTGCATTGCCTGTGGGTCGGATCGGTCGCGCGGAAGAGATTGCGCGCGCCGCACTTATGGTCATGGCAAACGATTTTATGACGGGGGCGATTGTCGACGTCGACGGTGGTCATCTGGTCCGCGCATAAACAGCTCTCAGGAGGCAACACAAAATGCTACGTCAATTTTTACTGACGCTGATCCTCTCGGCGTTTGCCCAATCAACCTGGGCGCAGGATACCGTTACAATCACCAGATTCCACGAAGCCGGCATCGGCAGTGTGAACACCTGGATCATCGAAGACAGCGAAAACATCGTGCTCATTGATGCTCAGCGTACGCTCAGGGCTGGCGAGCAGCTGGCGCAAACCTTGCAGGAGACAGGGAAGAACCTGCGCGCGGTACTGATCACGCATCCGCATCCCGATCATATCGGTGGCATCCCCTCGATTGCTGCCGAATTTCCTGACGCACAAATACTGGCCATCCAGTCAGTGAATGAAGAGCTGCGCAGTGACTCGCTCGGCATCATGGCATTTGCGCGGCGTGTGAACGGTGATGCCTTTCCTGCGGAAACGCCTTTTGCGTCAGAACTTGTGAAGGATGGCGACATCCTCCGCTACGGGGACATCGAGCTGAGGGTCCAGGATATCGGCGCGGGGGAATCCATTGCGATGACGGTATTTTTCATCCCGGAATCGAATGCTCTTTTTGTCGGTGACCTTGTTGATAACGACATGCACGGCTTCGTTTTTGAACAGCGCTCCTCGCAGTGGCTGGTCAGTCTGGATGAAGTGCGGCTGGATTACGCCTCCAACCCCATAGCCTATCCGGGGCACGGTGCCTCCGCCCCGCTGTTTGATCTGATCGACGCACAGGGCAAGTGGCTCAGGGACATGCGAGACATCGTCAACGAACGCATCGCGGACGGAGAATTCTCCGACCAGGATGTGGAGGAGTCCTGGGCCGAATTTCAGAGACGCCACCCAAATCAACTGCCTGTAGCACCCATTGACGGGCTGGGTCCTCTCAATCTGCGCGCGGTGGCGGCTGAGCTGGCAGGTCGGAAATGAATGTACTGATCGTCCATGCGCACCCTGAAAGCAAAAGCTTTAATGGCGCGATGACTGCGGTTGCTCACCGTACGCTTTCGACACAGGGTCACACTGTGACAGTATCCGATCTTTATCGCGATGGGTTCAAAGCGGTTTCTGACCGCGGAAATTTCACAGGGGAAGTGGACCCGGAATTTCTGAAACTCCAGGCAGAGGAGCGTTTTGCAGCGCACAACAACGGATTTTCGGATGAACTTGAGCAGGAAATAAGCCGTCTGGAAGCCGCTGATCTGGTGATATTTCAATTTCCATTGTGGTGGTTTGGCTTCCCTGCGATCATGAAAGGGTGGGTGGATCGTACCTTTGCAGCCGGTCGCATTTACGGCGGCAGCCCTCCATACGAGGGCGGACGGTTTCGCGGGCGTCGCGCTCTTTTGTCTCTAACCACAGGTGCGCCAGCGGAAGTGTATGAGGCTGATGGTATGCACGGTGACCTTATGGGTATTCTGCGACCGATACACCGCGGCATCCTGTCGTTTGTCGGTTACGATGTTCTGGCACCTCAAGTCCTTTGCGGTGCAGCGCGTGTCGGTGAAAAAGCACGCGAGGATGCGCTGGAAGCCTGGGCCGACAGACTGACTGGTATCATGAACGAAGCGCCGATCGAGATCGGGAGATATTAACCCGGCGCCATCTCATTCTCTCTGATCTGCTCCTTTTGGAAGCGGCTGTTTCGGCTTAGCTCTTTCAGGGCCGAAAAATTCTTGGGATCAGACGTTGGTGTCTCATCGGGGTTGCGCACATACGCGTGATCGGACGCGGAGGATTGTCAGATTTCCTCGGTAAGGAGCCTGTGATTGCAACACAGATGATACATGTTTTGGACGCATATTCTTGTGCTAGGGCATGGTTGCGCGTGCATTGCAGCCAGTTTTCACCACTATAAAGCTGATGGCATTTCATGCGATCGTCTCAACCTGATGCGCCATTGCAAGCAAGAGATCATCCCTGCCCGGCATCGCAGTCAGAATTGAGCCGGAACTGGCAACTGGGTCAGACCTGAGCGCAGGCAGTGCCAGCGAAGGTTGGCCGGTCACATTTGCGACAAAGCTGAAAGGGGCCGCTTCCTGAAAGATCCGTTGGAAAAATGATCGGTCCGTCAGAGTATTCTGGCTGGTCAGAGAAGCCCCGATCAGAGGTCTGCGAATGGCTGAAACAGGTGTCAGCAACACGTCATATGTTGCAAACCAGTTGAGATATCTGCGCACTTCCTCCCGCAGAATTCGCATGGAGAAAACGTAATTTTCGGCAGATATCCCGCTGCCACGCCGCATCATTTCGAGCGTTCCCGCTTCGAACGCTTCCGCCATGGGGGTTGAGTTCGACAAGCGATCCAGGTCAGCCTTGCAGTGAACGCTGGCCATTGTTTCGAAGGACGCGGCCATTTTGCCCAGATCAGGAGGTTTGTTCAATGGTTCGACGTGATGCCCCAGCCTGTCCAGAGTCTGCGCCATCAATTCAACCGCGGCAACATTCTCAGCGTCAACATGTCCACCAAACGGATGCGCCGTATACGTGCCGACGCGCAGTTTTTCAGGTGGCGTATCAATGCTTTTGAGAAAGCCCCGTTCAGGTATGCATGAGTTGGCAAAAAGATCACCCACAGAGGCACCAGCCGTATGATCCAGAACTGCGGCGCTGTCGCGAACGGTTTTCGTTATTACGTGATGGACGACCGCGCCCTCCCAAACCTCGCTGCGCGCTGGTCCGATTGGCATCAGGCCACGGCTTGGCTTGAGGCCGATCAGACCGCAGAAGGCCGCCGGAATACGAATGGAACCCGCGCCATCACCGGCATGCGCCAAAGGCACGATACCGGCTGCAACGGCCGCAGCACTGCCACCGCTGGACCCACCGGGCGACCGCGACAGATCGTTGGGGTCCCGTGTCGGTCCGGTGGAAACCGGCTCAGTTACAACGTTAAAGCCAAACTCGGGCACATTTGTTTTACCCAGCAGTGAAAAGCCTGCTTTTACCAACAACTCGGTTTGCAGAACCTTTTTGACGCTCAGATGTTGATGCTCAAATGTGATGCCAGAGATTGAAAAGTTGCTTCAACATGCCGGATGCGGGTCGGCCGGTGTCACCAATCCAAGACATGTCCGACCTCCGCGCCAGTCACGCGGCTCGCCATTTCGGGAAGCGCGCAATCGCCATCAGACAAAACTGTCACCGGGTACCAGCCCGCCACCCAGCTGCATGCAAGTTAGTTTCCAAGCCTTTGGACGGAGTGTCCCAACCTGCCAGGCTCAATCCAAACTGACGTTTTCTGGCAGTGTAGGACTCAATACAGCCAACAACGATTTCAAATTGCTTGCGTTGATATCCGGGCCCTGAGCGGACATATGCGCCATCCAGTAACACCGTGAACTCAGAAGAACCTTATCGCTGCGTTCATTCACTCAATCAGAAAGTCAGGCTTTTAGTGCTTCGATAACGACTTTAACAGCGCGGCTCGTCTCAAGTCTTTTGGGGTGTGCGATCAGATAGTCGTGGGTCATTGGTATGGCTGTCATCTTCAGTTTTAAAAGACGCCCGGCAAGCAAACTCTCCCGCACCATATGCTCAGGCACCAATGCAACGCCAAAGCCTTCTTCAGCAAAATTCCGGGCCATGCTGCTGGCTTCAACGCACATCCCTGCATTTCGGTCAACGATCCGCTCGCCTGCAAACACCGCATTCCAGTTTGGCGATGTCGCGAAGTCATGCCCCCAGTCGGTGTGGATCAGATATTTATCCTTGATCTGATCAATGCGGCTGCCGTGTTCATCAATGAATGCAGCAGACGTCACTGCGATCAGCTTGTCAGAAAACAGACGGACGATCCTGTGATCGCCATAAAGATCATGTCCGTAGAAAACACGCAGATCGATCTTGTCACGGACAAAATCAACGGGATCGTTTTCGGCCCTGATATCAAGCGCGCTTTCAAGTCCTCCGGTCCGAATGGCAGAGAGTTTCGGCGCCAGCCACGTTTCGACGATGGACTGCGGGGCGCTCAGCACAAGGCGGCGCTTTTTATCGACGCTCCGCATCTTATCCGAAAGCGCACCGAGCTGCGCCATAGATTGACCGATCTGCGGATAGGCGCTTTGGCCTGCTTCGGTCAGGGAAATGCGGTTTCCCTGCCGGATGAAAAGCGTCTTGCCCCAGAATTCTTCCAGCAGCTTGACCTGCTGGCTGATCGCCGCGGAGCTCACGCCCATTTCGCGAGCGGCATTTGCAAAAGAGCCTGTGCGGGCGGCCGT is part of the Roseobacter ponti genome and encodes:
- a CDS encoding LysR family transcriptional regulator, which translates into the protein MNILAFDLNLLKAFSALYQEQHVGRAAERIGLAQPSMSNALARLRLHFDDALFQRVPGGMSPTERAEALAPDVARALEILSGTLQATAFDAYSAEGEIVIAASDLAVLQIAPRLTNHLAHTAPNLTLRFAQLNKRKIIAQLDNGDITLAIGTFGRLPARIRRTTYGTDSFVCIARKNHPTIGQSLSLEKYLETPHALMTLSADRRGIVDDALKKLGKSRHIAMTSANFLLMPELISRTDLLATVPASLGSVAERAGCQVLPPPLALPSWSIDLITSQRTEASALGAFAIAAIKKSCLNPIQR
- a CDS encoding DUF1330 domain-containing protein, encoding MTKPDGSPLQKNVYTAGLIEPDGILVTIQVQILQPEKLQAYVEGHAPSLAQYGGRLIYIGGDQETVEGDLPVGDIIAIHAWSSRERFLEWYNSDEYRPWKEYRQNGVTKATITLSAGFPLDQS
- a CDS encoding SDR family oxidoreductase, which encodes MNAIASNNLNGKAIVVVGGGSGMGRSIAAHASATGGDVTIASRNRDKLEAAAQEIGGNIHVAPVDMTDEQAIRAWATSLGPVDHLVITASAAAHGRFEDLPTEDLKAMIESKFIGPYVIARETLTRINPAGSITFFSGALSRRPSAGATGLAAVNSTVETLTKGLAQELAGRVRVNCISPGMVATEAYDHMPAEQREQMYAQVGGALPVGRIGRAEEIARAALMVMANDFMTGAIVDVDGGHLVRA
- a CDS encoding MBL fold metallo-hydrolase; the protein is MLRQFLLTLILSAFAQSTWAQDTVTITRFHEAGIGSVNTWIIEDSENIVLIDAQRTLRAGEQLAQTLQETGKNLRAVLITHPHPDHIGGIPSIAAEFPDAQILAIQSVNEELRSDSLGIMAFARRVNGDAFPAETPFASELVKDGDILRYGDIELRVQDIGAGESIAMTVFFIPESNALFVGDLVDNDMHGFVFEQRSSQWLVSLDEVRLDYASNPIAYPGHGASAPLFDLIDAQGKWLRDMRDIVNERIADGEFSDQDVEESWAEFQRRHPNQLPVAPIDGLGPLNLRAVAAELAGRK
- a CDS encoding NAD(P)H-dependent oxidoreductase, translated to MNVLIVHAHPESKSFNGAMTAVAHRTLSTQGHTVTVSDLYRDGFKAVSDRGNFTGEVDPEFLKLQAEERFAAHNNGFSDELEQEISRLEAADLVIFQFPLWWFGFPAIMKGWVDRTFAAGRIYGGSPPYEGGRFRGRRALLSLTTGAPAEVYEADGMHGDLMGILRPIHRGILSFVGYDVLAPQVLCGAARVGEKAREDALEAWADRLTGIMNEAPIEIGRY
- a CDS encoding amidase, which codes for MSGITFEHQHLSVKKVLQTELLVKAGFSLLGKTNVPEFGFNVVTEPVSTGPTRDPNDLSRSPGGSSGGSAAAVAAGIVPLAHAGDGAGSIRIPAAFCGLIGLKPSRGLMPIGPARSEVWEGAVVHHVITKTVRDSAAVLDHTAGASVGDLFANSCIPERGFLKSIDTPPEKLRVGTYTAHPFGGHVDAENVAAVELMAQTLDRLGHHVEPLNKPPDLGKMAASFETMASVHCKADLDRLSNSTPMAEAFEAGTLEMMRRGSGISAENYVFSMRILREEVRRYLNWFATYDVLLTPVSAIRRPLIGASLTSQNTLTDRSFFQRIFQEAAPFSFVANVTGQPSLALPALRSDPVASSGSILTAMPGRDDLLLAMAHQVETIA
- a CDS encoding LysR substrate-binding domain-containing protein, producing MPTHLPLNALRAFETAARTGSFANAAREMGVSSAAISQQVKLLEEFWGKTLFIRQGNRISLTEAGQSAYPQIGQSMAQLGALSDKMRSVDKKRRLVLSAPQSIVETWLAPKLSAIRTGGLESALDIRAENDPVDFVRDKIDLRVFYGHDLYGDHRIVRLFSDKLIAVTSAAFIDEHGSRIDQIKDKYLIHTDWGHDFATSPNWNAVFAGERIVDRNAGMCVEASSMARNFAEEGFGVALVPEHMVRESLLAGRLLKLKMTAIPMTHDYLIAHPKRLETSRAVKVVIEALKA